The region TGGCCGCCAAACCGCGAGCATAGCGGAAGTGTTCATCGGAAGGTCGCGATAGTCCGGACTTTGGTACTGGTTCTACGTGGTAAATGCCGCTTTGGATCACATCCCAAATACCGGGAAATGTAAAAGTTGCTGTGCCGAAAGCCAGGAAACAGGAACCAGGACCAAAACGCTTCATCAGCCCAACCGCTACCTCTTACATTGCTGCGGCACCTTCCGCAGACTCTCCGTATACCCAAGTTCCCCGACCTTGCGCACCAAACGCGCATACACGTCATCCGGCAGACAGGGCACCCGCGCCATGATCCACACATAATCCCGCTTGGATCGCCCGACGATGGTGGTCTGGTAGTTGTCGTCCAGATACGCGATGACGTACTCCGCCTTGATGGGCCAGATGAACTGCATGCCCCAAACGGCATTGTTGGTGTCCGGTTGCACGGTGCCGACCGGATGCATGGTCTCTACCTTGGCGTCGAAACTGCCGTCCCGATAGCTGAAGTCGGTCTGGATCCTGCCATCAGGCAGCAGGTGGTAGCTCTCCACGGCATCGTAGGCGTTGCGTTCCCAACGACTGGGAATGTGCGCGATCACATACCAATCGCCCATGAAGCGGGGCAGGTCCACATGGGCCACGGGCGGCATGGGCGTGGGCGTGCTGCAGCCCGCCAGGATGCCGGCGATGCCTGCGCAAAGGGTGCGTAACATGGCTATTCTCCCGAGGGGCGCGTGAACAGGTAGTGGGCCACGCCCCATTGCTGGCCGTCCTCAAAGCCGAACAGCTCGGCGCAAGCCATCCAGAACATGCGCCAACGCTGGTGCCACAGATCCGCGAGCGGGCCATAGGCTTCGGTCAGCACGGCCTTGGCCTGGGCGGCGCGGGCATCCTGATTGGCCAGCCAGTGATTGGCGGTGCGCTCATAGTGCGTGCCGTCCATGAACCAGCGGCTTTCCAATTGCAGGTCGCGCTGGAAGTGCAGCAGGGTGGATGCCGCCGGCATGATGCCACCGGTGAAGAAATGCCGTCCCATCCAGTTGTCGGCACCGTCGGTTTCGAAGGGATAGGCCCGTTCGCGGTGGGCAAAGATATGGACGAATAGCCGCCCCCCGGGACGCAGCCACTGCGAAATCCGCCCCAGCAGATCCTGATAATTGCGCATGTGCTCGAACATCTCGACTGACACGCAGCGGTCGTAGGTCTCAGAGGGTAGCGACAAGACATTCACATCGCTGGTGATGACCCGTACCCGTTCCCATCCGCGTGCGCGGCACTGCGCCTCGATGTGTTGCCGCTGGGTGGCGGAATTCGAGACCGCCGTGATGCGCGCATTCGGGAAGTGCTCCGCCATCCACAGCGTCAGCGAACCCCAACCGCAGCCCAGCTCCAGGATGTCCTGGCCATCAGCCAGGCCCGCCCGTTCGGCATAGAGCCGCAGCATGGCTTCTTCCGCCTGATCCAGCGTTTCGGTGCCGGTCGGGTAGTAGCAACCCGAATACTTCATGCGGGCGCCCAGGCACAGCTGAAAAAAGGCAGTCGGCAGTTCGTAATGCTGTGCATTGGCGGCATCGGTATGGATGGCCACCGCGCTGCTGCGCAGTTCAGCGATAAGCTGGCTTTCCCGTGCCGTCCAGGCATCGATGCCGCCCGCATACTCTTCCGCCAGGCGCTGCGCGCACATGCGGCGTATGCCAAAGCGCAGGAGCGCATCAGGGACCAGTCCCCGTTCAGCCAGGCCCAGCAGGCCGGGGGCAGGGCGATCAGTGGCAAGTTCAGTGTCGTGCAAGGTCGCAGTCGTCATGGCGTGCCTCATCAGCATTTAGGAAATCAGGATTTGGGAAACCAGGGGAAGAAAGCCGGCGTACGGCGCTGGTAGTCGCGGTAATCCTCACCACGGCTACGCAGGGCTTGCTTCTCAGTAAACGGGATGCCGCTGATCCAGCGCAGGAACACGAACATCAGCACCGGCCCGAGCCAGGACAGCCAGGCCAGCGGCGACCCCCAAGCCAGCGCCACGTAGGCGAACCACTGGCACCACTCGAAGAAGTAATTGGGATGCCGCGAGTAACGCCACAGTCCGGCGCGACAGGTACGCCCGTGATTCGCGGGGTCGTCGCGAAAGCGGTCCAGCTGACGGTCGGCGACGGTTTCGCCCGTCACCGCGGCGATCCAGATCAGCACTCCCAGCACCACCGGCAGACCCTGCGCGGGGCTGATGCCGACGGCAAGAAAAGGCAGGCAGAACATCATCACCAAGCCCGCCTGGAACATGAACATGCCGAAGAATTTGCCTTGATGGCCTTGCCAGTGCTCACGCAGCGCCCGGTAGCGGCCGTCTTCTTCCTTGCGCACGCGCCGCCAGATGTGAGACGCCAGGCGCAGGGACCACACGCCCACCATCACGGCCAGGCAGATCCTGGCGCTGCCAGACCCCAGTCCCGTGGCGGCGATCAACAGCCCGCTGCCGCCCATGCCCAGCGACCAAATCACATCCACGATCCCGGCATTTGTATGCCGACGCTGCCAGTTCCAACCCAGGGACATGGCAACGAGCATGCATGCGGCGATGATCGACCACTGTTGCCACGGGGTCATGATCAGCTCCAGACCCAGCGATCAGCGCGTACGCGCGCCTGCGGGTGCGTCAGCAACAAATGGGACACACCGATCGAACGTTCGCGGAAGCCGCCTTCGCAGTACGCCAGGTAGAACTCCCACAACCGGCAGAAGCGCTCGTCGAAGCCCTGCGCCTTGACCTCGGGCAGATGGGCCAGGAAGCGCTCGCGCCAGGCCTGCAAGGTGCGCGCGTACGACAGGCCGAAATCTTCAAGATGAACCAGCGCCAGATCCGTGGCACGGGTCTTGGCGCGCACCATGGCTTCGATGGACGGAATGAAGCTGCCCGGGAAGATGTAGCGCTTGATGAAGTCCACCTCGCTCAGCGCCTGC is a window of Bordetella sp. N DNA encoding:
- a CDS encoding lipocalin family protein, producing the protein MLRTLCAGIAGILAGCSTPTPMPPVAHVDLPRFMGDWYVIAHIPSRWERNAYDAVESYHLLPDGRIQTDFSYRDGSFDAKVETMHPVGTVQPDTNNAVWGMQFIWPIKAEYVIAYLDDNYQTTIVGRSKRDYVWIMARVPCLPDDVYARLVRKVGELGYTESLRKVPQQCKR
- a CDS encoding cyclopropane-fatty-acyl-phospholipid synthase family protein, producing the protein MTTATLHDTELATDRPAPGLLGLAERGLVPDALLRFGIRRMCAQRLAEEYAGGIDAWTARESQLIAELRSSAVAIHTDAANAQHYELPTAFFQLCLGARMKYSGCYYPTGTETLDQAEEAMLRLYAERAGLADGQDILELGCGWGSLTLWMAEHFPNARITAVSNSATQRQHIEAQCRARGWERVRVITSDVNVLSLPSETYDRCVSVEMFEHMRNYQDLLGRISQWLRPGGRLFVHIFAHRERAYPFETDGADNWMGRHFFTGGIMPAASTLLHFQRDLQLESRWFMDGTHYERTANHWLANQDARAAQAKAVLTEAYGPLADLWHQRWRMFWMACAELFGFEDGQQWGVAHYLFTRPSGE
- a CDS encoding DUF1295 domain-containing protein is translated as MTPWQQWSIIAACMLVAMSLGWNWQRRHTNAGIVDVIWSLGMGGSGLLIAATGLGSGSARICLAVMVGVWSLRLASHIWRRVRKEEDGRYRALREHWQGHQGKFFGMFMFQAGLVMMFCLPFLAVGISPAQGLPVVLGVLIWIAAVTGETVADRQLDRFRDDPANHGRTCRAGLWRYSRHPNYFFEWCQWFAYVALAWGSPLAWLSWLGPVLMFVFLRWISGIPFTEKQALRSRGEDYRDYQRRTPAFFPWFPKS